In the Candidatus Mycosynbacter amalyticus genome, one interval contains:
- a CDS encoding DNA polymerase III subunit alpha: MGAVEESTKTSVKGVLKPSDYVHLHNHTHHSLLDGLTKIPALVDRVKDLGMEAVAITDHGTMSGCIDFYKTATAGGVKPILGMEAYVAARSRHDRDPQKDKARYHLIILAMNNTGYQNLMKLSSQANLEGMYYKPRIDHELLERYNEGLIVLSACASGELGEQLRVDNYEEAKKIASWYKSVFGDRYYLELQDHGHPECPAKWDVQVGINKHLERLSEELDIPCVVTSDGHYLDHSDSEAHEILLCVGTGAYLSDEKRMSLKDFELHVTDPAEIIERWQRTNPEAVANTKRIADRCHVEIELGKILIPKFPTPGGIGEKEYLDQLVYRGMAVRYGNKTVDEALAMKNADIRAILSPEQIERLDMEFGVLDKMGYNGYFLIVQDFINWGKDQGIIFGPGRGSAAGSIIAYALNITDLDPLKYDLLFERFLNPDRVSMPDIDIDIQDTRRGEVIEYCAQKYGHDRVTNIGTFGTMAARAAVRDVARVLQVPYGESDRLAKLIPPPEQGRHIPLAKSVVDDVDLKKEYETNPTAKQVFDFAIRLEGTMRSHGVHAAGVVIAPEAVVNYVPLEMAQKGVVATQFPMGPVEELGLLKMDFLGLSNLTIINNALRIIRKVYKTEIDLAHLPLDDAKTYELFQRGDTTGVFQLESAGMKRYLRGLKPTAFEDIIAMVALYRPGPMQFIDSFIRRKHGQEEITYLHPGMESSLKNTYGILVYQEQFMQISKEWCGFTGGQADTLRKAVGKKKIDLMRKVKVEFVDGAIKHGGATKEVAETFWAQLEEFANYCFNKSHAACYGLISYWTAYLKAHYPDAFMAALMTSDQDDTDRLAIEITECKHMGISVLNPDVNESFVEFAVVPDKQQIRFGMAAVKGVGVAAVEEVIRAREAGGKFQSIEDFARRVSTSKFNRKAWESLIKAGGFDAFGDRSYLLYNLDTITAFASKLQKEAASGQTDLFGLMGDAGAEVQPTMNLMTAPAKHTDKERLMWERELLGLYISSHPLDAYATYLEEQTQPLTMLVPEYDSRAMTVGGIVSTVRTIVTKSGTKMAFVGLEDKFGEGEIIVFPNLFEQVGAKLEQDAVVRISGKNSARDRDGNLGSESKLIADEVEVISDKDLREYQSTGRKLDGPKVSGTVKKERRMAYKNGGVLPPKPSKDDAKKAEAAPAVVAAPPVALPTQKLYINIKNPDDHDALMALKTLCKDHPGTAEVVLVLGDAKKSAIRLPFKVDEHGALMGKLVKALGEDAVVLK; encoded by the coding sequence ATGGGAGCGGTAGAAGAGAGCACAAAAACCTCTGTTAAGGGCGTACTGAAGCCCAGTGATTACGTGCATCTGCACAATCACACACATCACAGCTTGCTCGATGGCCTGACGAAAATTCCAGCACTTGTAGATCGTGTGAAAGATCTCGGCATGGAAGCCGTGGCTATCACCGACCACGGCACTATGAGCGGCTGTATCGATTTCTACAAAACAGCCACGGCTGGTGGTGTCAAGCCAATTCTCGGTATGGAAGCCTACGTGGCGGCTCGCTCACGACATGATCGCGATCCACAGAAAGACAAGGCGCGGTATCACCTCATCATCCTGGCGATGAACAACACGGGCTATCAAAACCTCATGAAACTTTCTAGTCAGGCAAATCTGGAAGGTATGTATTATAAGCCTAGGATCGATCACGAGCTGCTGGAGCGGTATAACGAAGGATTGATCGTGTTGAGTGCTTGTGCCAGTGGTGAGCTGGGCGAGCAGCTCCGAGTGGACAATTATGAAGAAGCTAAGAAGATTGCCAGCTGGTATAAATCTGTTTTCGGTGACCGTTATTATCTGGAACTGCAAGATCACGGCCATCCGGAATGTCCTGCCAAATGGGATGTGCAAGTCGGTATCAACAAGCATTTGGAGCGCCTCAGTGAGGAGCTTGATATTCCATGTGTAGTCACTAGTGACGGACACTACCTAGACCACAGTGACTCAGAAGCGCATGAGATACTACTCTGCGTCGGCACAGGCGCCTACCTGAGCGACGAAAAACGTATGAGTCTGAAAGATTTCGAGCTACACGTGACGGATCCGGCCGAGATTATCGAGCGTTGGCAGCGTACTAATCCAGAGGCGGTGGCCAATACAAAGCGTATTGCCGATCGCTGTCATGTTGAGATTGAGCTTGGTAAAATCCTGATTCCGAAGTTTCCGACCCCGGGTGGCATCGGCGAAAAGGAGTACCTCGACCAGCTTGTCTATCGCGGTATGGCTGTTCGCTATGGCAACAAAACAGTCGATGAAGCCCTGGCCATGAAGAATGCGGATATCCGCGCTATACTGTCGCCGGAGCAAATCGAACGACTTGATATGGAGTTCGGTGTGCTCGACAAAATGGGCTACAATGGTTACTTCCTTATCGTCCAAGACTTTATCAACTGGGGCAAAGACCAAGGGATTATTTTTGGGCCAGGGCGTGGTTCGGCGGCTGGCTCTATCATTGCCTATGCCCTTAATATCACCGATCTCGACCCGCTCAAATACGACCTGCTGTTTGAACGCTTCCTCAACCCCGACCGTGTCTCTATGCCCGATATCGATATCGACATCCAGGATACCCGTCGCGGCGAGGTGATCGAATACTGTGCTCAGAAATACGGCCATGACCGAGTGACCAACATTGGGACGTTCGGCACCATGGCGGCTCGCGCGGCCGTGCGTGATGTAGCACGTGTACTGCAGGTACCATATGGCGAAAGTGATCGCCTGGCCAAGCTCATTCCGCCGCCAGAACAAGGGAGGCATATTCCCTTGGCAAAAAGTGTCGTAGACGATGTCGATCTAAAGAAAGAATACGAAACAAATCCTACGGCCAAGCAAGTGTTCGACTTCGCGATCCGTCTGGAGGGTACGATGCGTTCACACGGTGTACATGCGGCGGGAGTAGTGATCGCGCCAGAGGCGGTAGTGAACTATGTTCCGCTTGAGATGGCACAAAAAGGCGTGGTGGCGACGCAGTTCCCAATGGGGCCAGTCGAGGAACTTGGGCTTCTCAAGATGGACTTCCTCGGTCTATCTAACCTCACAATTATTAACAATGCCCTCCGTATCATCCGTAAAGTCTACAAAACCGAAATTGATCTGGCTCATTTACCGCTCGACGACGCCAAGACATATGAACTGTTTCAGCGTGGCGACACCACCGGGGTGTTCCAGCTTGAGTCTGCCGGCATGAAGCGCTATTTGCGTGGTCTCAAGCCGACAGCGTTTGAAGACATTATCGCCATGGTTGCGCTATATCGCCCGGGGCCGATGCAGTTTATCGACAGTTTTATCCGCCGCAAACATGGCCAAGAAGAGATTACCTATTTGCATCCTGGCATGGAGAGCTCACTTAAAAACACCTACGGTATCCTAGTTTACCAAGAGCAATTCATGCAGATCAGTAAGGAATGGTGCGGATTTACCGGGGGGCAGGCTGATACACTTCGCAAGGCTGTGGGTAAGAAAAAGATTGATCTGATGCGCAAAGTGAAAGTTGAATTCGTCGACGGTGCGATCAAGCACGGCGGGGCGACTAAGGAAGTAGCTGAGACATTCTGGGCTCAGCTTGAAGAGTTTGCCAACTACTGTTTCAACAAATCACACGCTGCCTGCTATGGCCTCATCTCGTACTGGACAGCATATCTCAAGGCGCACTATCCAGACGCATTCATGGCGGCTCTCATGACGAGCGATCAAGACGACACTGATCGCTTGGCGATTGAAATTACAGAGTGTAAGCACATGGGAATTTCGGTGCTTAACCCAGATGTCAACGAGTCGTTCGTAGAGTTTGCCGTGGTGCCAGATAAGCAACAGATCCGTTTCGGTATGGCGGCAGTGAAAGGCGTAGGTGTGGCAGCCGTGGAAGAGGTGATCCGTGCCCGTGAAGCTGGTGGGAAATTCCAAAGTATCGAAGATTTCGCGCGGCGCGTTAGTACGAGCAAATTTAATCGCAAAGCCTGGGAGTCGCTCATCAAAGCTGGTGGATTTGATGCCTTCGGTGATCGTTCCTACTTGCTCTACAATCTCGACACAATCACTGCATTTGCTAGTAAGCTACAGAAAGAAGCGGCGAGCGGTCAGACTGACCTATTTGGCCTCATGGGCGATGCGGGCGCCGAAGTGCAGCCGACCATGAATCTCATGACTGCACCCGCCAAACACACCGACAAAGAGCGTCTGATGTGGGAGCGTGAACTGCTTGGCCTGTATATCTCCAGCCATCCGCTTGATGCTTATGCGACATATCTAGAAGAGCAGACGCAGCCGCTAACAATGCTGGTGCCGGAGTATGATAGCCGCGCCATGACCGTGGGCGGTATTGTGAGTACCGTCCGTACTATTGTGACCAAAAGTGGTACTAAGATGGCGTTCGTGGGCCTAGAAGATAAGTTTGGTGAGGGTGAAATTATAGTGTTTCCGAACCTGTTTGAACAGGTCGGTGCCAAGTTGGAACAAGATGCCGTCGTGCGTATTAGCGGCAAAAACTCGGCGCGTGATCGTGACGGCAATTTGGGGAGCGAAAGTAAACTCATCGCCGACGAAGTAGAAGTGATCTCCGACAAAGACCTTCGCGAATATCAGTCGACTGGTCGCAAGCTTGATGGGCCAAAAGTAAGTGGTACGGTGAAAAAAGAGCGGCGTATGGCGTACAAGAATGGTGGAGTCTTACCACCCAAGCCGAGCAAAGATGACGCCAAAAAGGCCGAGGCCGCACCGGCAGTTGTTGCTGCGCCACCCGTCGCGCTTCCTACGCAAAAACTCTACATCAACATCAAAAACCCCGACGATCACGATGCGCTCATGGCACTCAAAACTCTCTGCAAAGATCATCCGGGTACGGCCGAGGTAGTGCTGGTGCTGGGCGACGCCAAGAAGTCAGCTATTCGGCTGCCGTTCAAAGTAGATGAACACGGTGCACTGATGGGTAAGCTTGTCAAAGCACTCGGCGAAGATGCTGTCGTACTCAAGTAA
- the gatB gene encoding Asp-tRNA(Asn)/Glu-tRNA(Gln) amidotransferase subunit GatB — protein MATQAILDKYDMTIGIECHVQLATQTKLFSTADNDARDAEPNSKVVPLDYGLPGMLPVLNWEAVKLAVKAGKALGSEIALRSHFDRKHYFYPDLPKGYQTTQMYEPIIGPGLVKAPLEDGSAVDVRIHHAHMEEDAGKLTHFDGYSLVDLNRAGTPLIEIVSEPDIHSSAGARAYATELYRLMTYAGVTHGDLYHGNMRFDVNISVAPKGAAELGKRAEVKNLNSFRSVERAAEYEFNRQVDLLERGEKVVQETRGWDDDKQLTVSQRSKEDAQDYRYMPDPDIPPIVLTAEEVAEIQAGMPKLPSDYRANWQSLQLDNSVMTTILAHAPIAETIDAIHESFEPGITKRVVNWFSSASADDIDVAKVQSGLVGPNRLSELSQMVADNKLSSTGAKEIFLYLFDDESKGKMPEDIARERNLLQVSDTGAIATVVEEVLADPASAKALADVRAGNDKAIGYLVGQVMKKSKGQANPGLAQQLIRERL, from the coding sequence ATGGCGACTCAAGCAATCCTCGACAAATATGATATGACAATTGGCATTGAATGCCATGTTCAGCTAGCAACTCAAACGAAACTTTTTAGTACAGCTGACAATGATGCCCGCGATGCCGAGCCAAACAGTAAAGTGGTGCCCTTAGATTACGGGCTGCCGGGCATGTTGCCAGTGCTCAACTGGGAGGCGGTGAAGCTGGCGGTGAAAGCAGGTAAGGCACTGGGGAGTGAGATTGCACTGCGTAGTCACTTTGATCGCAAACATTATTTCTACCCAGATCTTCCAAAAGGCTATCAGACGACTCAGATGTATGAGCCGATTATCGGTCCAGGTCTAGTCAAAGCTCCGCTCGAAGATGGTAGCGCTGTGGATGTGCGTATCCATCATGCCCATATGGAAGAAGATGCGGGTAAGCTGACGCATTTCGACGGCTATAGCCTAGTGGATCTCAATCGTGCAGGTACACCGCTGATCGAAATTGTGTCTGAACCGGACATCCACTCGTCAGCTGGCGCGCGTGCGTATGCCACCGAGTTATATCGTCTTATGACCTACGCGGGCGTGACACACGGCGATCTGTACCACGGCAATATGCGGTTTGACGTCAATATATCTGTCGCACCAAAAGGCGCCGCTGAGCTTGGCAAACGTGCCGAGGTCAAAAACCTCAATTCGTTTCGTAGCGTCGAGCGCGCCGCCGAATACGAGTTTAATCGTCAGGTCGACTTGCTGGAGCGCGGTGAGAAAGTCGTACAAGAGACACGCGGTTGGGACGATGACAAGCAGCTAACTGTAAGTCAGCGCAGCAAAGAAGATGCACAAGACTACCGCTATATGCCCGATCCTGACATACCCCCGATTGTGCTCACGGCAGAAGAGGTTGCCGAGATTCAGGCTGGTATGCCGAAGCTTCCAAGTGACTACCGTGCCAACTGGCAGAGTCTGCAGCTCGACAATTCCGTCATGACAACTATTCTTGCGCATGCACCCATTGCCGAGACAATCGACGCAATTCATGAGAGCTTTGAGCCAGGTATCACCAAGCGTGTTGTTAATTGGTTTTCCTCTGCTTCTGCTGATGATATCGATGTGGCCAAGGTACAGTCTGGGCTTGTTGGGCCCAATAGACTGTCTGAACTATCACAAATGGTAGCGGATAATAAACTCAGCTCAACGGGTGCTAAGGAGATCTTCCTTTATTTGTTCGATGACGAGTCAAAAGGCAAGATGCCAGAAGATATCGCTCGTGAGCGAAATCTGCTACAGGTCAGTGATACCGGCGCAATTGCTACAGTAGTAGAAGAAGTGTTGGCCGATCCAGCGAGTGCCAAAGCGCTGGCAGATGTTCGTGCAGGCAACGACAAGGCAATTGGCTACCTGGTAGGCCAGGTGATGAAAAAGTCTAAAGGCCAGGCGAATCCAGGTCTCGCTCAGCAGCTCATCCGCGAACGACTCTAG
- the uvrB gene encoding excinuclease ABC subunit UvrB, whose amino-acid sequence MSQKFRLETKYQPTGDQPTAIAQLVAGLDQGEREQTLLGVTGSGKTFTMANIIQDRQVPTLVLAHNKTLAAQLFSEFKTFFPDNEVHYFVSYFDYYQPEAYIASSDTYIEKDSAINEEIDRLRHAATSALLTRRDVIIVASVSCIYGIGSPDAYAEMSIHVARGERRQQDKFIRLLTDIQYKRNDVDFHRGTFRVKGDVVDVFPANGETAYRIEFFGDEVDRLTQLDPLTGEILSEPSKVDIFPSSHYVTPKDRLAHAIEGIKHEFNERMEWFESHDKLLEAQRLAQRTKYDIEMLEETGFVKGIENYSRYLSDREPGEQPATLIDYFPDDWLLLVDESHQSLPQVRGMYNGDRARKEVLVEHGFRLPSALDNRPLRFEEFDKHINQAIYVSATPGDYELAHSPEPAQQVIRPTGLLDPPITIKPTKGQVDDLIAEIRDRIEKGQRVLVTTLTKRMAEDLSAYLLELNIKTAYIHSEVDTLERGDILRDLRMGVYDVLVGINLLREGLDLPEVSLVAIMDADKEGFLRSESALIQTIGRAARHVDGSVVMYGDKVTRSMQAAIDETDRRREIQEAYNREHGITPRGVDKAIDEGLRAIIPQKEDKSPKLDLKKIPKDEYANLEKELSAQMNLASANLEFEKAAELRDIIAEIRAKQ is encoded by the coding sequence ATGAGTCAAAAATTTCGCTTGGAAACTAAGTATCAGCCAACCGGCGATCAGCCGACAGCTATTGCGCAGCTGGTAGCGGGGCTTGATCAGGGTGAGCGCGAGCAGACACTACTGGGCGTTACTGGTTCTGGTAAGACGTTCACGATGGCAAACATCATTCAAGATCGCCAGGTGCCGACGCTCGTGTTGGCGCACAACAAGACACTTGCTGCGCAGCTGTTTAGTGAATTTAAAACTTTCTTTCCGGACAATGAAGTACATTATTTTGTCAGCTACTTCGACTACTATCAGCCAGAGGCCTACATCGCCAGTAGTGACACTTATATCGAGAAAGATTCGGCGATCAATGAAGAGATCGACCGGTTGCGTCACGCTGCTACTTCTGCACTTCTCACGCGTCGCGATGTGATCATCGTAGCCAGCGTGAGCTGCATATATGGTATTGGAAGTCCGGATGCATATGCCGAGATGTCGATCCATGTGGCGCGTGGTGAGCGACGACAGCAGGATAAGTTTATTCGCCTCCTGACAGATATCCAATACAAACGCAACGATGTTGATTTTCATCGTGGAACATTTCGAGTAAAAGGAGATGTGGTTGATGTTTTCCCGGCAAATGGCGAGACAGCATATCGCATCGAGTTTTTCGGTGACGAGGTAGACCGTCTGACGCAGCTCGATCCGCTGACAGGTGAGATACTGAGTGAGCCGAGTAAGGTCGATATCTTCCCAAGTAGTCACTATGTAACGCCAAAAGATAGACTGGCGCATGCTATTGAAGGTATTAAACATGAATTCAATGAGCGCATGGAATGGTTCGAATCGCACGACAAACTGCTTGAGGCGCAGCGTCTCGCGCAGCGTACTAAGTATGATATTGAGATGCTTGAAGAAACCGGGTTTGTCAAAGGAATCGAGAATTACAGCCGATACCTGAGCGACCGCGAGCCAGGTGAGCAGCCAGCCACGCTGATCGATTATTTCCCAGATGATTGGCTGCTACTTGTCGACGAAAGCCACCAGAGCTTACCGCAGGTGCGAGGTATGTATAACGGAGATCGTGCGCGTAAAGAGGTGCTAGTGGAGCATGGCTTTCGCTTGCCAAGCGCGCTCGACAATCGACCGCTGCGATTCGAAGAATTTGACAAACATATCAATCAAGCGATCTATGTGTCGGCAACGCCGGGTGACTACGAGCTCGCACATAGCCCTGAGCCTGCTCAGCAAGTGATCCGCCCAACCGGGCTGCTCGATCCGCCAATTACTATCAAACCGACGAAAGGTCAGGTAGATGATCTCATCGCCGAAATTCGCGATCGTATCGAGAAGGGACAGCGTGTACTTGTAACGACACTGACAAAGCGCATGGCAGAAGATCTGAGTGCGTACCTTCTCGAACTGAATATTAAGACGGCCTATATTCATAGTGAAGTCGATACACTAGAGCGCGGTGATATTTTGCGTGATCTGCGTATGGGCGTCTACGATGTATTAGTAGGTATTAATCTCCTCAGAGAGGGTCTGGACTTGCCAGAAGTAAGCCTGGTGGCAATTATGGATGCAGACAAAGAGGGCTTCTTGCGCAGTGAAAGCGCACTCATCCAAACGATTGGTCGTGCGGCGCGCCATGTCGACGGCAGCGTAGTGATGTATGGTGACAAAGTAACGCGCTCTATGCAGGCAGCAATCGACGAGACGGATCGTCGTCGTGAAATTCAGGAGGCGTACAACCGCGAGCACGGTATTACACCGCGTGGCGTCGACAAAGCTATTGACGAAGGACTGCGCGCCATCATCCCGCAAAAAGAAGATAAGTCGCCGAAACTCGATCTGAAGAAAATACCAAAAGATGAGTATGCAAATCTGGAGAAAGAGCTATCGGCACAAATGAATCTTGCCAGCGCAAATCTTGAGTTCGAAAAAGCCGCCGAGCTGCGTGATATCATAGCCGAAATTCGCGCTAAGCAGTAG
- a CDS encoding SLOG cluster 4 domain-containing protein → MRYQICVSGAASGETVHASHQLAFELGKAISKSGKTLTTGATVGLPHYAAMGAVSVTGKRGISIGFSPASSFREHVATYRLPTKEFDYINFTGMEYVGRDVHLVRSSDAIITVGGRMGSLHELATALESRKVCGVLLGSGGLADYTKTLLENIEAPGAKDIIYDTDPQRLVDTIITRLDEKYADFEHDANDSHVSAKRAGQG, encoded by the coding sequence ATGAGATATCAGATATGCGTGTCGGGCGCAGCAAGCGGCGAGACGGTGCACGCATCGCATCAGTTGGCGTTTGAGCTTGGTAAGGCTATTTCAAAAAGCGGCAAAACACTTACTACGGGTGCGACTGTAGGCCTGCCGCACTACGCAGCCATGGGCGCCGTGAGCGTAACGGGCAAGCGTGGCATCTCGATTGGCTTCTCGCCGGCCAGCTCTTTCAGGGAGCATGTGGCGACATATCGCCTGCCGACGAAAGAGTTCGACTATATCAATTTCACAGGCATGGAATATGTAGGACGCGATGTTCATCTGGTGCGCAGTAGCGACGCGATTATCACGGTTGGTGGTCGCATGGGGAGTCTACATGAGCTGGCGACCGCGCTCGAAAGCCGCAAAGTCTGCGGCGTACTGTTGGGCAGCGGCGGTCTAGCCGACTATACGAAGACGCTGCTCGAAAATATCGAAGCACCAGGTGCCAAAGACATCATTTATGATACCGATCCGCAGCGACTTGTCGACACGATCATCACACGACTCGACGAGAAGTATGCCGATTTCGAACACGACGCCAATGATAGCCATGTCAGCGCCAAGCGTGCTGGCCAGGGCTAG
- a CDS encoding YtxH domain-containing protein, producing MSKGSKLAIGAVIGAVSGIVAGMLTAPKSGKETREDIKRKAVELKDQAFDTADDVRANAETKARELEAKAREIRETAEQKARELQNEVKKVNKEK from the coding sequence ATGTCAAAAGGAAGTAAACTCGCAATCGGCGCAGTCATCGGTGCAGTTTCAGGTATCGTCGCAGGCATGCTGACCGCACCTAAGAGTGGCAAGGAAACACGCGAAGATATCAAGCGTAAGGCTGTGGAACTTAAAGACCAAGCATTTGATACGGCAGACGACGTGCGCGCTAACGCCGAAACCAAGGCTCGTGAGCTCGAGGCAAAGGCCCGCGAGATTCGTGAGACCGCGGAGCAGAAAGCGCGTGAACTCCAGAATGAAGTCAAGAAGGTCAACAAAGAGAAGTAG
- the gatA gene encoding Asp-tRNA(Asn)/Glu-tRNA(Gln) amidotransferase subunit GatA, which translates to MKISDTLTQIADTSAVMAVEAALARAEADTHNVFINLAGERALERARAVDAGDITGRLAGVPFVAKDNFLSYGAPTTAASKFLEHFEAPLQATAIEKLEAEGAICIGKVNLDAFAHGGSTENSAFGMTKNAVDDARVAGGSSGGSAVAVALDIVPFALGTDTGGSIRQPASFNGVVGIKPTYGAVSRYGVVAMASGTDTVGVLTKSVEDTETLMSILAGRDARDMTTLPDYFAPQVAPSGKKLGVIKEFMAEGVDAAVRACVEAAIERYKQQGYEIEKVSLPMLKYALAIYYIVVPAEISSNLARYDGVRYGTRAGKEGNLNDVYELSRQAGFMPENKRRIIIGSYVLSSGFFDAYYQKAQKARTLLIREFNELFETYDALIGPVAPNPAFKIGENTDDPLKMYLEDVMTVPASLAGLPAVSVPIGRTDENLPVGLQVIGKRKADASVLAIARDGQEITHG; encoded by the coding sequence ATGAAGATTTCAGATACTCTCACTCAGATTGCGGATACTTCTGCTGTCATGGCTGTCGAAGCAGCGCTTGCGCGCGCCGAGGCAGACACGCATAACGTTTTCATCAATCTTGCGGGCGAACGTGCTCTCGAACGCGCTCGAGCAGTAGACGCAGGTGATATCACTGGTCGCTTGGCCGGAGTGCCGTTTGTCGCTAAAGACAACTTTTTGAGCTACGGCGCGCCTACTACAGCAGCGAGTAAATTCCTAGAGCATTTCGAAGCACCGCTCCAGGCTACAGCGATTGAGAAGCTTGAAGCAGAAGGTGCAATCTGTATCGGTAAAGTGAATCTTGACGCATTTGCCCACGGCGGTAGTACGGAGAACTCTGCGTTTGGTATGACAAAAAATGCTGTTGACGATGCGCGCGTCGCTGGTGGCTCAAGCGGCGGATCGGCAGTAGCTGTGGCGCTTGATATTGTGCCGTTTGCACTTGGCACTGATACGGGTGGCTCGATTCGTCAACCTGCAAGTTTCAATGGTGTTGTCGGTATTAAGCCGACCTACGGTGCGGTAAGTCGCTACGGTGTCGTGGCGATGGCGAGCGGCACAGACACGGTCGGCGTACTGACAAAGTCGGTCGAGGACACGGAGACGCTGATGAGTATATTGGCTGGTCGTGATGCTCGAGATATGACGACATTGCCCGACTATTTCGCGCCACAGGTAGCCCCAAGCGGCAAAAAGCTTGGTGTTATCAAAGAGTTTATGGCTGAAGGCGTGGACGCCGCGGTGCGCGCATGTGTAGAGGCGGCAATTGAGCGTTACAAGCAGCAAGGTTACGAGATCGAAAAAGTGAGCCTGCCCATGCTCAAATACGCACTAGCGATCTATTATATTGTGGTGCCAGCTGAGATTAGTAGTAATCTGGCACGTTATGATGGTGTACGCTACGGTACCCGTGCGGGCAAAGAGGGAAACTTGAATGACGTGTATGAGCTGAGCCGTCAGGCTGGTTTTATGCCAGAAAACAAGCGTCGTATTATCATCGGGAGCTATGTACTTTCGAGCGGGTTCTTCGATGCGTATTACCAAAAGGCGCAAAAGGCACGTACACTGCTCATACGAGAGTTTAACGAGTTGTTTGAAACGTACGATGCACTGATAGGTCCGGTTGCACCAAATCCGGCGTTTAAAATTGGCGAAAACACCGATGATCCGCTCAAAATGTATCTTGAAGATGTTATGACAGTACCTGCAAGCCTAGCGGGTCTCCCGGCAGTGAGCGTGCCGATTGGCCGAACCGACGAAAATCTACCTGTAGGTTTGCAGGTAATTGGTAAACGTAAAGCCGATGCATCGGTACTGGCTATTGCACGCGATGGACAGGAGATTACGCATGGATAG
- the gatC gene encoding Asp-tRNA(Asn)/Glu-tRNA(Gln) amidotransferase subunit GatC, which produces MTSISTDDVRALAQLSSLRLNDEEADKLTTDLERILEYFTLLGELDTDGVEPTYYGMDLENVSRDDMIVQGEVTREKLIGLSEGGQLAQQFKVPKVL; this is translated from the coding sequence ATGACAAGTATCTCCACAGACGATGTGCGGGCTCTCGCACAGCTTAGTAGCTTGCGTCTTAATGACGAGGAAGCCGATAAACTTACAACTGATCTCGAGCGTATACTCGAGTATTTCACGCTCCTTGGTGAGCTTGATACCGATGGCGTGGAACCTACATATTATGGCATGGACCTCGAAAACGTATCGCGGGACGATATGATCGTGCAGGGCGAAGTGACGCGCGAGAAACTGATTGGATTGTCCGAGGGCGGTCAGCTGGCGCAGCAGTTTAAGGTACCAAAGGTATTGTAG
- a CDS encoding UTP--glucose-1-phosphate uridylyltransferase: protein MKKPTKAIICAAGLGTRFLPQTKAMPKEMLPIIDRPVIQLIVEEAVAAGVTEIIMVTGSTKRAIEDHFDRSDELEAELREKGKDDKADEIKAVAELANFVYVRQKGTPKGNARPVLNAQHLIDDDEPFFVFFADDFFRSEVPRAKQLLDAYEATGKSVISLIEVDKADADKYGMAAIKDEAAGGAYQVTELIEKPGADNTPSNLASVGGYLLTPDILPIIADEKPDKNGEITLADSINELAQQDAVYGRIIDGIWHDTGNQLKYIKAVVDLALERDDFGPELAEYLRERLK, encoded by the coding sequence TTGAAGAAGCCGACCAAAGCGATTATATGTGCAGCCGGACTTGGCACGAGGTTTTTGCCTCAGACGAAGGCGATGCCAAAGGAAATGTTACCGATTATTGATCGACCAGTGATCCAGCTGATTGTCGAGGAAGCGGTGGCAGCTGGCGTGACAGAAATTATCATGGTGACGGGTAGTACCAAGCGTGCAATCGAAGATCATTTTGATCGTAGCGATGAGCTCGAAGCAGAGCTGCGTGAGAAGGGTAAGGACGACAAGGCGGATGAGATCAAGGCTGTGGCCGAACTGGCCAACTTCGTCTATGTCCGCCAAAAAGGCACACCAAAAGGCAATGCTCGTCCTGTGCTCAACGCCCAGCATCTGATCGATGACGACGAGCCGTTCTTTGTCTTCTTTGCTGACGATTTCTTCCGCAGCGAAGTGCCCCGGGCCAAGCAACTACTTGACGCCTACGAAGCGACTGGCAAATCAGTCATCTCGCTCATCGAAGTCGATAAAGCAGATGCAGACAAATACGGCATGGCAGCGATCAAAGACGAAGCAGCGGGCGGCGCGTATCAGGTAACAGAGTTGATCGAGAAACCGGGTGCCGACAACACGCCAAGTAATCTCGCATCGGTGGGAGGCTATTTGCTCACACCCGATATATTGCCTATCATTGCTGACGAAAAGCCCGACAAAAACGGCGAAATTACTCTGGCCGACAGCATCAACGAACTTGCGCAGCAAGACGCAGTGTATGGTCGTATTATCGATGGCATTTGGCATGATACGGGAAATCAGCTCAAATACATCAAAGCAGTCGTAGACCTGGCACTCGAACGCGACGATTTCGGTCCTGAGCTTGCCGAGTATTTGCGTGAACGGCTCAAGTAG